The Triticum aestivum cultivar Chinese Spring chromosome 7B, IWGSC CS RefSeq v2.1, whole genome shotgun sequence genome window below encodes:
- the LOC123155811 gene encoding L-lactate dehydrogenase B-like, whose product MKKEASSLSELGFDADTGAGFFRQVPSSGHDGEMTPPQPCERLTKVSVIGAGNVGMAIAQTILTQGLADEITLVDAEADRVRGEMLDLQHAAAFLPRVRIVAGTDVLELTRGSDLAIITVPRETTAASRMDQLRRNVGLLREVVPAVAEGSPESLLLVVSNPVDVLTYAAWKLSGFPSSRVIGSGTDLDSARLRCLLAEHLGVGAQDVQAYMVGEHGDGALALWSSVRVGGMPVMSYLQKTHSSFDAKALEGIRRAVVGGAREVIGLKGYTSWAIGYSVASLARSLLRDQRRVHPVSVLAKGFVPGDAHEVFLSLPARLGRRGVLGVAAELELTGDEETTLRRSAETLWGYCLALGL is encoded by the coding sequence atgaagaaggaGGCGTCCTCGCTGTCCGAGCTCGGCTTCGACGCCGACACCGGTGCTGGCTTCTTCCGCCAGGTTCCATCGTCCGGCCACGATGGGGAAATGACCCCGCCGCAGCCGTGTGAGCGGCTCACCAAGGTCTCCGTTATCGGCGCCGGCAACGTGGGCATGGCCATCGCGCAGACCATCCTCACGCAGGGCCTCGCCGACGAGATCACGCTCGTGGACGCCGAGGCCGACAGAGTCCGCGGCGAGATGCTGGACCTGCAGCACGCCGCGGCGTTCCTCCCGCGCGTCCGCATCGTCGCCGGCACCGACGTGCTTGAGCTCACCAGAGGGTCCGACCTAGCCATCATCACGGTGCCCAGGGAGACGACGGCGGCGTCGAGGATGGACCAGCTGAGGAGGAACGTGGGGCTGCTGAGGGAGGTCGTGCCGGCGGTGGCGGAGGGGTCGCCGGAGTCGCTTCTGCTGGTGGTGTCGAACCCGGTGGACGTGCTGACGTACGCGGCGTGGAAGCTGTCGGGGTTCCCGTCGAGCCGCGTGATCGGCTCCGGCACGGACCTCGACTCCGCCAGGCTGCGGTGCCTCCTGGCCGAGCACCTCGGCGTGGGCGCGCAGGACGTGCAGGCGTACATGGTCGGCGAGCACGGAGACGGCGCGCTGGCGCTGTGGTCGAGCGTCCGCGTCGGCGGCATGCCGGTGATGAGCTACCTCCAGAAGACCCACTCGTCGTTCGATGCAAAGGCTTTGGAGGGGATCCGGCGGGCGGTGGTGGGCGGCGCGCGAGAGGTGATCGGGCTCAAGGGGTACACGTCGTGGGCCATCGGCTACTCGGTGGCCAGCCTGGCCAGGTCGCTCCTCCGCGACCAGCGGCGCGTCCACCCGGTGTCGGTGCTCGCCAAGGGGTTCGTCCCCGGCGATGCCCACGAGGTCTTCCTTAGCCTCCCGGCCAGGCTCGGGCGCCGCGGCGTGCTCGGGGTCGCCGCGGAGCTGGAGCTCACCGGCGACGAAGAAACGACGCTCCGCCGGTCCGCCGAGACGCTCTGGGGCTACTGTCTGGCGCTCGGCCTATAA
- the LOC123156529 gene encoding lipid transfer protein EARLI 1, with the protein MAASRTSSMAVAMVAVVAVLLCAGVRPAEACNGHPCPSPAGHCPVNAVKLAVCADVLDGLIHVVLGQSPPKQPCCSLISGLVDLDAAACVCLAINANVLGINLDVDVDLTLLLNYCGCKVPKGFRCA; encoded by the coding sequence ATGGCGGCGTCCAGGACGAGCAGCATGGCCGTGGCAATGGTGGCGGTCGTGGCCGTGCTCCTGTGCGCGGGCGTGCGGCCCGCGGAGGCGTGCAACGGCCACCCGTGCCCGTCGCCGGCGGGCCATTGCCCCGTGAACGCCGTGAAGCTGGCGGTGTGCGCGGACGTGCTGGACGGGCTGATCCACGTGGTGCTGGGGCAATCGCCGCCCAAGCAGCCGTGCTGCTCCCTCATCTCCGGCCTGGTGGACCTGGACGCCGCCGCCTGCGTCTGCCTCGCCATCAACGCCAACGTCCTCGGTATCAACCTCGACGTCGACGTCGACCTCACGCTGCTGCTCAACTACTGCGGCTGCAAGGTGCCCAAGGGCTTCCGCTGCGCATGA